The genomic window GACCGTGACGTTCCCGTCCTTCTTGGTCAGCGCGGCGGCGTACTCCTCGAGCTCCTCCCAGGTGGTGGGCGGTCCCTCCAGCCCGGCCTCCGCGAAGAGTCGCGTGTTGTAGTTCAGGGCGTAGAGGTTCACCTCGTTGGGGTAGCCGTAGACGGTGCCGTCGACGCTGACGCTGCCGACCAGCCCGGCTGGCCAGTTGTCGGTGACGTCGGCCGCCAGCTCCTCGGGTATGGGCGCGGCCACGCCGTTCGCGACGAGCTCGGGGAGCCACAGCTCGTAGATGCCGGCGATCGTCGGGCCGCTGGGGCTGGCCGCCTGCGAGCGCAGCGTCGACAGGAGGTTGCCGAACGGCACGGCGCGCACCTCGATGGTCACGCCGGGGTTCTCGGCCTCGTAGCGGCCTATCGCCTCCTCGAGCAGCGCCACCGTCTCGGGCGGCCAGTGCGTCAGGTACGTCAGCTCCTGCGCGAACGCCCCGCCCACGCCGGCGGAGACCAGTGCCGCCAGCAGCCAGCGGACGGGCCTTGGGACGAGCTTCGTCATCGGCGCACCTCCAGTGTCGCGAGCTTGCTGTTCGCTGTGATGTTATATTGATGTAACAAAGTCCGCAACCGTCCGGAGCGCTGGGACGAGCCGGACCGCTCGCCATAGGGAGCGTGTGGGCGGCCCGGGCCGCTCCACGCGCCCGGCGCCTCGCCACGTCGTACCCTCGGCTGTGGCCCAGGAGACCCGTACCGAGCCGAGGCGCCTGCGCCGCGAGCTGGGCGTCTTCGGCGCCGTCCTGCTGGGCCTCGGCTCGATCGTCGGGACGGGCGTGTTCGTCTCGCTCGGCGTCGCCGCCGGCGTGGCCGGGCCCGCGGTGCTGCTGGCCATCGTCATCGGCGCGGCGCTGGCCTCGTGCAACGGCCTCTCGAGCGCCCAGCTCGCCGCCGACCACCCCGTCTCCGGCGGCACCTACGAGTACGGCTACAGGTACCTACGCCCGTGGCTCGGCTTCCTGGCGGGCGTGACGTTCCTGCTGGCGAAGAGCGCGTCGGCCGCGACGGCGGCGCTGGGGTTCGCCGGCTACCTGCTCGGCCTGCTGGGCGCGCCGGCGGGCTGGAGCGTGCCGCTGGCCGTGGCGGCGGTGGCAGCGCTCACGGCCGTGGTGCTGGCGGGCATCCGGCGCTCGAACGCCGTGAACGTGGCCATCGTCTCGGCCACGCTGCTGAGCCTCCTCGCCTTCGTGGTGGCGGGCGCGCCCGCGGCCGCGGCGAACGGCGCCGTCAACCTCGTGCCGTTCCTCGACCCGGAGCCAGGCACCTCGCCGCTCGTCGCCCTGCTCAGGGCCTCGGCGCTGATGTTCGTGGCGTTCACCGGCTACGGACGCATCGCGACGCTCGGCGAGGAGGTCGTGGAGCCGCGCCGGACGATCCCGCGGGCCATCGTCACGGCCCTCGTCGTCGTGATGGTCCTCTACGGGCTCGTCGGCCTCGTGGGCGTGGGGTCTGTCGGGGCCGACGGCCTGGCGCGGGTCGAGGGACGAGCGGCGCCCCTGGAGCTGGCCGCGCGCTCCTTCGGCTCCCCCTTGGTCGCGCGGGTCGTGGCCGTCGGCGCCGTGACGGCGATGCTCGGCGTGGCGCTCAACCTGGTCCTCGGCCTCTCGCGCGTGCTGCTGGCGATGGGCCGCCGCGGCGACGCCCCGCGAGCGTTCGGCCGCCTCGACGCCGGCGGGACGACGCCCACTGCGGCGGTGGTCGCGGTGGGCGCGGCGGTGGCGCTGCTGGCCCTCCTGGGCGACGTGCGCACGACCTGGTCGTTCAGCGCGTTCACGGTGCTCGTCTACTACGCGGTCACGAACCTCGCGGCCCTGGCGCTGCCCCCAGCCGCGCGGACGTTCCCGCGCGCCGCGGCGTGGCTGGGTCTCGTCGGCTGCCTCGGCCTGGCGTTCTTCGTGGAGGCGCGCGTGTGGCTCGTGGGCGTGGGCCTGCTCGGCGGCGCCGTGCTGCTGAGGGCGCTCGTCAGAGGCGCGGGACGCAACTCGACCTGACGGCGGCCACGCCGCTAGGCACGTCGAGCGGCGCCGTCCGATCGCCCGCCCGGCGCCTCAGTTCGGCAGGATCATCGTGAGGCTCACCAGGTCGGGGGCCTCGACGTCGGTCGCGTGTACGTGCGAGACGTCGTCCGTCTCGTCGAGGACCACGGTCCAGGCCACCCAGTTCCAGCCGGCGTCGAAGCTGGCTTCGATGGTCGCGCCCTCGTCGACGCAGCCCCCGTCCGTGGCGCTGATCTCGACCGGCGCGGAGGCGTAGAGGAACCAGTAGACGGTGTGCTCCGCGAACGTCGTCACGTCGAAGTCGGGGAGCGCCTGGTCGGTGAGTAGCCCCGGGAAGATGCCGTCGGCGGTGAGCACGGCGATGCCGGGGGACGTGATGAAGTCGAAGGTCACCGGCGTGACCTCGACCGTCTCGTCGGAGACGTCCACGGGGCACTGCGTCGGGTCGGTGCCGAGCAGCAGCTGGTCCGCGGGGACGAGGATGCTCTCGAGGACCTCGTCTGCCTCGACGAAGTCGATGTGGAGGCCGCCGTCCTCGTCGATGGCGACGGGCGGGCCCACGAACACGTTCTCCTCCACCTCGACGAGGGCCTCCGGCCCTACCGGATGAGGCTGGGCCGCGAGCGGCACGACCAGCGGCGGGGCGTAGACGAGCATCGATGCGGCCAGGGCGGGGGGAGCGCCGGTGACCGGCGGGGCGCGGGCGGTGCCCGGGCGGGCAGCCGTCAGATGGCGGGCACGTAGGTCAGCTTCAGCTCCTGCGGCTCGTCGACGACCTCCAAGGACCTGTGGCTGAAGGTGTCGGTCTCGTCGAACACGGGTCTCCACTCCACCCAGTTCCAGCCCGCCTCGAGGTTCAGCTCGGCGTGAAGGCTCTCCTCGGTGACGCAGCCGTCGTCGGTCGCGGTCACCTCGACGGGACCGTCGGCGTAGACGAGGCCGTAGAACGACAGGCGATCGAGTGCCGCCGAGTCGTCGAGGTCCTCCACCTCCTCTGTCGTGATCAGGCCGTAGGTGGCGCCGTGACCGGTGAGGGGGGAGATGCCGGGGACGGTGATCGCGTCGAACCCCAGCGGCGTGACCTTCACGCTCTCGTCCGACGCCGTCACCGGGCAGGCGAGCTCGTCGGCGACGACGAACTCGAGCAGCTCTGCCGCGGGCACGAGCACGGCCTCCAGCTCTTCGTCGGCCTGCGGCAGGTCGAGCTCCAGCGTCCCGTCCTCGCCGATGAGGGCGACGGGCCCGATCAACAGGCCGGGGCGGCCCTCGATCAGGGCTGCGCTCGGCGACGCGTCCTCGGACGCGATGAGGACGGCGTTGGGGTCGATCAGCGTGACCGCGGCCCCGAAGGCGGCGGGCGCGTCCGCGATGGGCGGCGCGTAGTAAGTGACCGTGATGTCGTGCGTCGGGCCGGGCGGCGTGGTCGGCGCGGCGCAGGCGGCGAGGAGCGGCGCCAGGACGGCGAGCCGCAGCGGTCTCCGGGTCGGTGAGAGCATCTCTCCTCCGATCTTGGGCTGACCCAGGCTCGTACGGTCGTCCCCTTGGCTCGGTGAAGTTCGCGACTCGCGGTGCCTGCCCCCGCTTGACAAGCGCGCGCTCGGCGCCTACCTTATACGCACGTTTCATACGCCCGTTTGAAGGCGGCGATCGGGCGCCGCCGGAGGAGCCCTGATGGCGGAACCGGTCCGCACGGCCAGCGAGCAGTCGAAGCGCTCGACGCGCGAGGCGATCCTCGATGCCGCGTTCGCGATCCTCGCGCGGGACGGCTACGGGGCCCTCACCGCCCGCAGCGTCGCGCAGGAGGCCGGCACGAACCTGGCGCTCGTCAACTACTACTTCGGCGGCAAGAAGGGCCTGCTGCTCGCGCTCTACGAGAAGCTCGAGCGGGAGCGGCGGGAGCGGCAGCTCGCGCTCTACGCCGACGACGGCCGCCCGCTCTCTGCCAAGTGGCGCCAGGCGGTCGAGTACTACAGGAAGGACCTCGCCGACGGCTTCGTGCGCGTGCACCACGAGCTCCAGGCGCAGGGCTACAGCGACGACCGGCTGGCCGAGCCGGCGCGGCGACGCGCGACCTCGTGGTTCGAGCTCCTCGCCGAGGCGGCGGAGCGGTACCTGCCGCCGCTGGGCGTGGAGGTCCCGCCCCGCGATGTCGTCATCGCCCTCGGCGCCTTCTGGTACGGGATGGAGCAGCACCACCTCATCGGGGTGCCGGAAGGCGACCTGCCCTACTTCGACCTACTGGAGCGCATCGGCGCCTGGCTGGAGGAGCGGGAGGCCGCCGCGAGGCTGGGCGAGGGGACGCGTCCCGGCGCCGGAGAGGGCGCCCGCGCCGAGCCTGACGAGGACGAGGACGCGGGCGTCGGGCGCGGGAGGCGTCGGTGAGGGCCCTCGCACCCAGGCTGAGCGGGTACGCGACGAACCCCGTGGACGGCGTGCGCTCCCACTACGAGGTCTTCGGTCCGGAGCGCGCGGAGCGCACGGTGCTGCTCCTCCCCACCTGGTCGCTGGTCCACAGCCGCATCTGGAAGATGCAGGTCCCCTTCCTCGCGCGCAGCGGCTACCGGGTCGTGACCTTCGACGGACGCGGCAACGGCCTCTCCGACCTGCCTGCGACCGGGTACGGGCCGCGCGACTACACGAACGATGCCCTGGCGGTCATCGACGCTTGCGGCGTCGAGCGGGCCGACGTCGTCGGCTTCTCCGCCGGCGCCCGCACCGCCACCTACCTCGCGGGCCTGCACCCCGAGCGGGTGGCGACGGTCGTGTACATCGCCCCGTCCATGGCCCCGCGCGCCGCGGGCAAGCGCCAGATCGAGCCGTTCCTCGCCGAGCCACCCGACCGCGAGGGCTGGAACAAGTACAACGCGGTGCACTGGCGCGAGGACATCGAGGACTTCGTCCGCTGGTTCGCGGCGCAGGTCCACCTCGAGCCCCACTCCACGAAGCCTCAGGACGACACGCTGGCTTGGTCCCGTGGCACCACCCCGGAGGTCCTCGTCCGCACCGTCGTAGAGGGCGGCATGCCGGAGCTGCGTGAGCTCTGGGAGCTCGTCGCCGTGCCCGTCCTCTTCGTGCACGGCGACGACGACCGCATCATCCCGCTCGCGAACACCCTCGAGCTCGCCGCTGACCTCCCTCAGGCCGAGCTCGTCGTGTTCGAGGGCAGCGGCCACGCCCCGCAGGTGCGCGACCCGGTCCGCTTCAACCTCCTCCTGAGGGACTTCCTCGAGCGGACGGCCGCCCCGCCGGTCGCTCGCAACCGAGGGGAGGCGGCTGCCCATGCGGGCGCTTGAACCGCGCTCCTCCGGCTTCGCGGTCAACCCGTGCGACGGCGTGCGCGTGCGCTACGAGGTCTTCGGGCCCGAGGACGCCGAGAGGACCGTGGTCTTCGCGCCCGCGGGGCTGTTCGCGCACGGACGACTCTGGAAGATGCAGGTGCCGTTCTTCGCCCACCGCGGCTACCGCGTCGTGACGTACGACGCCCGCGGCAGCGGCGGGTCGGACCGGCCGGACACCGGCTACACGCCGCAGCGCTTCGAGGAGGACCTGCTGGCCGTGCTCGACGAGGTCGGCGTCCGGCGCGCGGCGTTCGTGGGCATGACCTGGGCACTGCGTTGGCTCGGTCCCCTGGCGGCGCACCGGCCCGACCTGGTCTCGCACCTGATCACGGTCGGGTCGTTCCCGACCTTCCAGAACACGCGCGTCTTCGCGCCGGACGAGGTGGAGGCGGTCCTCGAGCGCTTCATGGCCCCCGTCGAGCCGGGCGCGCCCGTCGACTGGCGCGGCGCCGACATCCGCGACAGGTGGCCCGAGGTGGCCGCCTGGCAGGCCAACGAGGACCTCGTCGAGCCGCACTCGACCAAGGCGGTCGAGGACCTGACGGCCTGGGCGCGGGAGGCCGAGGGCCGCCACATGCTCGCCTCCTGCCTGGAGCTGACGTCGAGCGACCCCAACGACTACTTCGCGCGCATCCCCTGCCCGGTGCTGGTGGTCCACGGCGAGCTGGACCCGGCCATCGAGCTGGCCACGGCGGTGCGCGTGCACGAGGCCATCCCCGGCTCGGAGCTGGTCGTGTTCGAGGGGAGCGGCCACGTGCCCGTGGTGCGCGACCCGGTGAGGAGCAACCTCATGTTCCAGGAGTTCATCGAGAGGGGAACGGGGGCCCGCCCGGGCGGCCGCACGTCGTGGCGAAGGGCCCTGGCCCGCACCAAGAAGCGCGCCCTGTTCATCAGCAGCCCCATCGGCCTGGGCCACTCGCAGCGCGACGTCGCGATCGCCAAGGAGCTGCGGCGCCTCGTGCCCGACCTCGAGGTCGACTGGCTGGCACAGCACCCGGTCACGCGCGTGCTGGAGGCGAACGGCGAGAGGATCCACCCGGCGAGCCGCCTGCTGGCCGGCGAGTCGCCCCACATCGAGTCACTGATGGGCGCCCACCACGAGCTGAACGTCTTCCAGGCGATCCGCCAGATGGACGAGATCCTGCTGGCGAACTTCCACGTCTTCCACGAGGTCGCGTCGGCCGAGCCTTACGACCTCTGGGTGTGCGACGAGGCGTGGGAGGTCGACTACTACCTGCACGAGAACCCCGAGCTGAAGACCGCGCCCTTCGCGTGGCTGACGGACTTCGTGGGCTACCTGCCGATGGTCGAGGACGACGGCGGACGCGAGGCTTACGTCACCGCCGACTACAACGCCGAGATGATCGAGCAGGTCGAGCGGTTCCGGCGCGTGCGCGACGTGGCCATCTACATCGGCGAGGAGGCCGACATCGTGCCGGACGCGTTCGGCCCGGGCCTCCCCCTGATCCGCGACTGGCTGCCGGAGCACTTCACGCTGGGCGGGTACGTGCGCTACTTCGACCCGGCCGACCTCGGCGACCGCCGAGACCTGCGGGCCGAGTTCGGCTTCGGGATGGGCGAGCGCGTGGCCGTGGCGGCGGTGGGTGGCACCAGCGTGGGCGCTTCGCTGCTCAGGCGCATCGCCTCGGCGTTCCCCGCCATGCGGGAGCGCGTGCAGGGGCTCAGGCTCGTCGTCGTGTGCGGCCCGCGCATCGACCCGGCGTCCATGCCTGCTATGGAGGGCGTCGAGTACCGGGGCTACGTCCACGACCTCTACCGCATGCTGGCGGCCGCGGACGCGGCGTTCGTGCAGGGCGGCCTGTCGACGACGATGGAGCTCGTCGCGGCCCGGGTGCCGTTCCTCTACTTCCCGCTGGGCCTCCACTTCGAGCAGAACCGGCACGTGGCGCATCGCCTCGAGCGCTACGGGGTGCCGGCCTGGGCGCGCGTGAGCTTCGCCGAGGCCGAGCCCGAGCTGCTCGCCGACCGGCTCGCGCGGCTGCTGGACGCTCCTCCTCAGTACGCGCCGGTCGAGGGCGGCGGCGCGCGGCGGGCCGCCGAGAGGATCGCCGCGCTGCTGTGAGGGTCGGGCGTAACGGCGGAGGGCTGAGGCGGGAGAGCGAGGCCGAGGGCTCGCGAGCGAGGTCTGGGGCGTGAGAGCGAGGTCTAGGGCGTGAGAGCGAGGTCTGGGGCGTGAGAGCGAGGACCAGGTCGCGTACCGACGCCGCGTCGACCTCGGTGGCCCTGCGCCCCGACGCCGCGCCGGCCTCGGCGCCACGGCGGCCCGTCGCCGGGCCGTCTTCGGCGGGCCCGCGGTCCGTCGCCGGGCCGTCTTCGGCGGGCCCGCGGTCCGGCGCCGGGCACAGGGCCGTCGGCAGGCGCTTCGCGCCGCGGTCCCGCGCTCAGCACGAGGCGACCGACGCGGCCGATGTCCTGGCGTGGCTGCTCGGCCCGTCCGCGACCGGCCAGGACGGCCGGTCGCTGCGGTTGTGCCTGCTCGTCACCGACGACGAGCGCCTCGGCGCCCTCCTGGCCGGCATCGCCGCCCTCGTCCGCGACGGCTCCCCCGGGACCGGCGGGCCGGCTGCGGTCGCCGCTGGCGCGCTGCCGGCGGGCCGTCGGCCCTCCGCCGACGAGGCTTCGCCCGCCGGGGCCCCTCTCGGCCCCGACCTGTCCGAGCTCACGCTCCGCGAGCTCGACGTCCTCGACCTCGTCGCCCGCGGCCACGACAACGCCACGATCGCGGGCCTGCTGGGCCTCAGCCCCCGCACCGTTAGGAACCACCTCAACAGCGTCTTCAGCAAGCTGAACGTGGCGTACCGGCCGCAGGCGGTGGTGCTCGCCCGCGAGGCCGGGCTCGGCACCGGGACGCCGCGCTACGCGGACCGCCCCGCGCGACCGACGCGCTGAGCCGACGGACCGTACCGGGTCGCCCGGGGCGGCCCCGCTCGTGTCGCGCCCTGCCGGTCGGCGCCGGGTCGGCGGCCCGCAGCCGGCGCGCGGAAACGCGTCGGCCGCGGCGTTGGTGCGCGCGCCGCTCCGGCTGGTACCCGCGTACCAGGCCGGCCTGGTAGGCAGGACTCAAGACCGGGGCCGCCGCGGGCGCCTAGCATCCGGGCAGCTAGCCGCGGCGCCCGGACCAACCGGCCCGCAAGCCGACACGTGTCGCCCCCTGGAAGGGGTGACCCATGGACCACGACCACCGCGCGCACGACGCCCACCGCGGGCACCATGCGGCCGACGACCACCTCGGGCACGCCTGCGGCCCCGGCTACGCCTCTCCCCGGGAAGCGATGGCCGGCCCGCGCGAGCGGGTGATGTACACGGTCGCGGTCCGCGTCGGCACGGCCTCCGGGAGCCCCGACTACCTGGCGACCGTTGACGTCGACCCGGCCTCTCCCACCTACTCGCAGGTGATCCACAGGCTCGAGATGCCCTACGCCGGCGACGAGCTCCACCACTTCGGCTGGAACGCCTGCAGCTCCTGCCACGGCGAAGAGGGCAAGGAGCGGCGCTTCCTGATCATGCCCGGCTTCCGCTCGAGCCGCATCTACGTCGTCGACGCGAGGGACGAGCGCGCGCCACGGCTCCACAAGGTCATCGAGCCGGAAGAGGTGAAGCGCTTCGGCCTCAGCGCACCGCACAGCGTCCACTGCCTCGCCGACGGACACGTGATGGTCTCGATGCTCGGCGACGCCGAAGGCCGCGCCCCGGGCGGGTTCCTGCTCCTCGACCAGGAGTTCGAGGTCGTGGGTCGCTGGGAGCGCGACGCCACCGGCATGAGCTTCAACTACGACTTCTGGTACCAGCCGCGGCACGGCGTCATGGTCTCGAGCGAGCTCGCCGCTCCGGTCACGTACGCGGACGGGTTCCAGCTCGACGACGTCGCGGCCGGCCTCTACGGACAGCGCGTGACGTTCTGGGACTGGCACCAGCGCAAGGTGAAGCAGACGTTCGACCTGGGCGGCGAGGGCCTGGTGCCGCTCGAGGTGCGCTTCCTGCACGCCCCCGACAGCACCCACGGCTACGTGTGCGCCGCGCTGTCGAGCACCCTCTGGCACTGGCACAAGCCGAACGGCCGCTGGGAGGTGAGCAAGGTCGTGCAGATGGAGCCGGTCGAGGTCGAGGGCTGGCCGTTCCCGGTGCCGCCCCTCACCGTCGACCTGCTGCTGTCGCTCGACGACCGCTTCCTCTACCTCTCGAACTGGCTGCACGGTGACGTGCGCCAGTACGACGTGACCGACCCCGCCAGGCCGCGCCTCGTCGGCCAGACTTGGCTCGGAGGCGTGCTCGGCCGGAGCCCGGAGGTGCGCGGCACGCGCCTGCGCGGCGGTCCGCAGATGCTCCAGCTCTCGCTCGACGGCCAGCGGCTCTACGTCACGAACTCGCTGCTCTCCTCCTGGGACGAGCAGTTCTACCCGGAGATCGGCAGGCAGGGCTCGCACATGGTCAGGCTCGACGTCGACGCCGAGAGGGGCGGGCTGGCGCTCGCCCAGGACTTCTTCGTCGACTTCGGGGCCGAGCCGGGGGGCCCCGCGCGGGCGCACGAGATGCGCTACCCGGGCGGCGACGCGACCTCGGACATCTGGGTGTGACCGGGCCCTACGCCGCGCTGCCGCTGCGCCGGCGTGCGGGGATCCGGTCGCGGCGGTCATTGGCGCCACTGGCGGCCGCTGCCGCCGCCTGGACGCTCCTGCTCCTGGTCGAGGGCTCGCCGCTGGCGTGGGCCCTCGACCACGACGCCCTCTCCCTCGGCGCCGTGCCGCTGCCGGCGGCAGCGCTCGGCTACGCCGCCGGCTGGACGCTGATGGTAGCGGCCATGATGCTGCCCGCGTCGCTGGTGCTGGCCGCGCCGGCGCGACCCGCCGGCTGGCTCGCGGGCTACCTCGGCGCCTGGTCGCTGGCGGGCTTCGCGTTCGCCGGACTGGACCTCGCGCTGCATGCCCTTCTGGCGGAGGACGGCTGGTCCGCCCGTGCCTTGCCGGCGGCGACCGTGGCGATCGCCGCGGTCTGGCTGGCCGTGGTGGCGGGCGGGTTCCCTCCCGCGGACCGGTCGAGGCGGCTCCATCCGATCGCGACGGGCGCGCTCTCCTCGGCCAGCCTGGAGGCGGGGCGGCCACCGCCGCCGGCCGCTGCCGCGGGCTGGCTGCACGGGCTCGCCTGCGTGGCCACGTGCTGGCCGGTGATGCTCGCCGTGCAGGCGGCCGCGCCCGGCGACGTCGGGGCGATGGCGCTCGCCGGCGCGCTCGTGACGGCCCTCCGCTTGGCGTCGCGCCCGACGCGAGCCGGGCCGAGCGGCTCAGTCGCGGACGCTGGCTCCCTCGGGGTAGCGCTCGCCGGCCCGGACCTCGAAGGGCAACCGGTTCTCCTCCGGCGGCACGGGGCACGTCGCGTAGGGCGTGTGAGCGCACGGCGGGTGGTGGCAGAGGTTGAAGTCGAGCACGATGCGTCCGTCGACCGGCCCGTCGACGTTGAGGAACCTGCCTCCGCCGTAGGTCTCCCGCACGTTCGTGGCGTCGCGGAAGTTGAAGAAGAGCCTGCCGGGCGTGCCCGCCGGGGTGGCGACGAGCGTGTGGCGCTGGCCGCCGCGCTCGAACACGGCGCGGCCGGCGACCGCGGCGTCCGAGACCTGACCCAGCGCGTTGACGATGGGGATGGTCTCGTCCGGCAGCGGGGGCAGGAACTCGGCCTCGATCACCCAGGCCGGGTCGGTGTCGAACCAGGCGACGCTCGCGGCGGGGTCACGCGCCGCCGACAGCCTGGGGTCGTAGACCCGCACGCCGAACAGCTCGCCGCGCC from Trueperaceae bacterium includes these protein-coding regions:
- a CDS encoding APC family permease produces the protein MAQETRTEPRRLRRELGVFGAVLLGLGSIVGTGVFVSLGVAAGVAGPAVLLAIVIGAALASCNGLSSAQLAADHPVSGGTYEYGYRYLRPWLGFLAGVTFLLAKSASAATAALGFAGYLLGLLGAPAGWSVPLAVAAVAALTAVVLAGIRRSNAVNVAIVSATLLSLLAFVVAGAPAAAANGAVNLVPFLDPEPGTSPLVALLRASALMFVAFTGYGRIATLGEEVVEPRRTIPRAIVTALVVVMVLYGLVGLVGVGSVGADGLARVEGRAAPLELAARSFGSPLVARVVAVGAVTAMLGVALNLVLGLSRVLLAMGRRGDAPRAFGRLDAGGTTPTAAVVAVGAAVALLALLGDVRTTWSFSAFTVLVYYAVTNLAALALPPAARTFPRAAAWLGLVGCLGLAFFVEARVWLVGVGLLGGAVLLRALVRGAGRNST
- a CDS encoding alpha/beta fold hydrolase — protein: MRALEPRSSGFAVNPCDGVRVRYEVFGPEDAERTVVFAPAGLFAHGRLWKMQVPFFAHRGYRVVTYDARGSGGSDRPDTGYTPQRFEEDLLAVLDEVGVRRAAFVGMTWALRWLGPLAAHRPDLVSHLITVGSFPTFQNTRVFAPDEVEAVLERFMAPVEPGAPVDWRGADIRDRWPEVAAWQANEDLVEPHSTKAVEDLTAWAREAEGRHMLASCLELTSSDPNDYFARIPCPVLVVHGELDPAIELATAVRVHEAIPGSELVVFEGSGHVPVVRDPVRSNLMFQEFIERGTGARPGGRTSWRRALARTKKRALFISSPIGLGHSQRDVAIAKELRRLVPDLEVDWLAQHPVTRVLEANGERIHPASRLLAGESPHIESLMGAHHELNVFQAIRQMDEILLANFHVFHEVASAEPYDLWVCDEAWEVDYYLHENPELKTAPFAWLTDFVGYLPMVEDDGGREAYVTADYNAEMIEQVERFRRVRDVAIYIGEEADIVPDAFGPGLPLIRDWLPEHFTLGGYVRYFDPADLGDRRDLRAEFGFGMGERVAVAAVGGTSVGASLLRRIASAFPAMRERVQGLRLVVVCGPRIDPASMPAMEGVEYRGYVHDLYRMLAAADAAFVQGGLSTTMELVAARVPFLYFPLGLHFEQNRHVAHRLERYGVPAWARVSFAEAEPELLADRLARLLDAPPQYAPVEGGGARRAAERIAALL
- a CDS encoding alpha/beta hydrolase, which gives rise to MRALAPRLSGYATNPVDGVRSHYEVFGPERAERTVLLLPTWSLVHSRIWKMQVPFLARSGYRVVTFDGRGNGLSDLPATGYGPRDYTNDALAVIDACGVERADVVGFSAGARTATYLAGLHPERVATVVYIAPSMAPRAAGKRQIEPFLAEPPDREGWNKYNAVHWREDIEDFVRWFAAQVHLEPHSTKPQDDTLAWSRGTTPEVLVRTVVEGGMPELRELWELVAVPVLFVHGDDDRIIPLANTLELAADLPQAELVVFEGSGHAPQVRDPVRFNLLLRDFLERTAAPPVARNRGEAAAHAGA
- a CDS encoding selenium-binding family protein; translated protein: MDHDHRAHDAHRGHHAADDHLGHACGPGYASPREAMAGPRERVMYTVAVRVGTASGSPDYLATVDVDPASPTYSQVIHRLEMPYAGDELHHFGWNACSSCHGEEGKERRFLIMPGFRSSRIYVVDARDERAPRLHKVIEPEEVKRFGLSAPHSVHCLADGHVMVSMLGDAEGRAPGGFLLLDQEFEVVGRWERDATGMSFNYDFWYQPRHGVMVSSELAAPVTYADGFQLDDVAAGLYGQRVTFWDWHQRKVKQTFDLGGEGLVPLEVRFLHAPDSTHGYVCAALSSTLWHWHKPNGRWEVSKVVQMEPVEVEGWPFPVPPLTVDLLLSLDDRFLYLSNWLHGDVRQYDVTDPARPRLVGQTWLGGVLGRSPEVRGTRLRGGPQMLQLSLDGQRLYVTNSLLSSWDEQFYPEIGRQGSHMVRLDVDAERGGLALAQDFFVDFGAEPGGPARAHEMRYPGGDATSDIWV
- a CDS encoding LuxR C-terminal-related transcriptional regulator, which gives rise to MRARTRSRTDAASTSVALRPDAAPASAPRRPVAGPSSAGPRSVAGPSSAGPRSGAGHRAVGRRFAPRSRAQHEATDAADVLAWLLGPSATGQDGRSLRLCLLVTDDERLGALLAGIAALVRDGSPGTGGPAAVAAGALPAGRRPSADEASPAGAPLGPDLSELTLRELDVLDLVARGHDNATIAGLLGLSPRTVRNHLNSVFSKLNVAYRPQAVVLAREAGLGTGTPRYADRPARPTR
- a CDS encoding DUF1684 domain-containing protein translates to MSLPTTNRARAAAQTEGHEDHGARVAAFRERYVGKLAAPHGWWAIASLDWLEPGESLLGCGADARLALPAGAPERVARLTLVDERVVVAPLTGGLELDGEPLTEPKTTDGVGALTVPAGEVRLLVRLIRRGELFGVRVYDPRLSAARDPAASVAWFDTDPAWVIEAEFLPPLPDETIPIVNALGQVSDAAVAGRAVFERGGQRHTLVATPAGTPGRLFFNFRDATNVRETYGGGRFLNVDGPVDGRIVLDFNLCHHPPCAHTPYATCPVPPEENRLPFEVRAGERYPEGASVRD
- a CDS encoding TetR/AcrR family transcriptional regulator; translated protein: MAEPVRTASEQSKRSTREAILDAAFAILARDGYGALTARSVAQEAGTNLALVNYYFGGKKGLLLALYEKLERERRERQLALYADDGRPLSAKWRQAVEYYRKDLADGFVRVHHELQAQGYSDDRLAEPARRRATSWFELLAEAAERYLPPLGVEVPPRDVVIALGAFWYGMEQHHLIGVPEGDLPYFDLLERIGAWLEEREAAARLGEGTRPGAGEGARAEPDEDEDAGVGRGRRR